GTGATTGTCGGTGATTTCAGCGTGTCGACAAATAAACTTTATCGGTGAACTTGGTATCGGTGTCAGCTTCTTAGACTTAAACGTAATCCCTACTAAGGAGACTACGCAGATCGCATCTATTGGACAAATGCCCAATACCCCTGCTGGAACACTAGTGAAAGTGAGAGGTACAAATACAAACGAATGTAGAAAGAATAAGTGGAACGAATGAATGGATCGACTGAATGTTAGTAAAATAAGcataaatcatgtaaaaaatcTACAAATAGTAAAATTGCTGCCTGAATTAGGGAGATTTATAAAGAAAACATTATTTCTTTGAGAAGGTAAGAACCAAGACGCATTTGAAGTTGCTACTTTCCTTTATCAAATAACTAAGTATCGAGATGATTCAATAAATCTGTTTTCTTCGCATTTCATCTTCCGCGGCATTTAATTCGATCAGATGCTTACCAATAGTCTGTCGTTCGATATCTAACGACGGATGTCCGGCTACCCGAGATTCCAACGGGCTTATTCCAACAGGAAGTCCATAGTTGGATGGAATTTCAGCTAAGTCCGTATTCGAAGGTTTATCAAGATGGCATAAACTTTTATCGGTCTGAGAGTCTAATGTCGTCATCGTGTTATGGCAATGAGTGGTACACAGTAATTACTTCTGCAATTAAAGGGTTGCACGATTTGCAAAGGTCTTATCTTCGCTGCAAAATCCACCTTAGCCACCAGTAGTTAGTCATCGAAGCTTATTCTAATTATCTTCGGCTGTCTTACTTCCgtctataaatacaaatttcagtTGATGAGGAAGTTCAACAGACCAGTTACTTAGGTATAATTATATGTACTTATAGACTGTAATACTATTAAACTGACTGAATGATTTTTAAAAGTCAAACGTTTGTGCGcttcataatatttttcaatacgtTATATTATTCGTTGTTCAAATAGAAGAAAACGCGAATAAAATTCGCATTTTCCTCATAAAAATTTGGAACTTTTCTATATGATTTACAGTTATAAATTAAGCATACAAGCCTGCAAAAATAActcttaaaatatgatatcaaaataatatattattttcatttgcatttttgatatcaaattttaatattagcaTTCATGATTTAACATAATTAATATCAAAGTTCCTAAAGAGTaaacataaattattacataaaaattacgCATGTACATACATTGTTGAAAAGAATTTCCATGTCTCGTATTTTTCGTTTGacaaaatggaaattttatCGTGCTACAATATCaataatttcattcttaaaatAGATGTTACCTTCGATTATTCTTTCTCACTTGAAAATCcacaatttaaaatttttgatTAAGCGTATCACAGGTAAATTCACATCACACTGAATAATATATAAGGTGTAGTCTCTCGATGCTCTTTCAAATGATCGAAAACCAAAATAAGTTAGAACAAACATTTCGCGCGACGCTTAAAACATCGTATTAAGGTACTCGTCTAGATCGGTAGAGGGCAGAATGTGTTTGCGAAAACTGAATGTTTTAAATTCGCGCTTTTACCAACAAATCGTGATATTCGTTCGTCTTTTGAAACTGCAATATTAGCAAAAacagtatttataaaattaaattaaattcgaacaattttctatttgatCAACTACTTCTACAAGGTATGAACACGTACATTCATTAATTAATACGAGGAAACTTGTAACATTTTAGGAATCGACATTTTGAGCATACGAAAGAATCATAAAATACAACTCATATAAAGCATACGtacatttattggaaataacaggagaaTAATTTATTAGCCACTCTTCTTTTACAATTGTTATATCTATGACATTTTACATGCCTATGTATTATTATAACCTATACAATAACTAGTCCACAACACAATATAGTATGCTCGAATACGTAACACTTTCACATAGACAATTTCGTTCGAATCCGTCCGTATATTAGGCGGAACAAAGATTACATTCACGAATTTAAACTTCACATAATTATAAACGATTATATGTCCTACCACTAGACGTTTTTCTACTTTTCTATTGCTGTCTCTTTCGTCACAGTACAAAGATTCTTCTAGATTCCACCAGAGGGCcattgtttttataaaatgaaaatcgtTCCCGCCTTGTTCTCAGAGATTTATATTACTCAGTTTATATTTCAACAGCTCATTTTACACGTGTTTTTTATTTCGCTCTTTAATTTGACTAtattataattctaataatttgtatagaagttaatatttacgtaatattacagtACAGACGTGCAATATTACTGTTTATAATCCTTTAAAACGTAAGTAATATTGTAAACAATAAACAAAGTACAAAGCAATAagtatgtatacatttttttaataatgcaTAAAAAACTATAAACATTTCTGTCTGACAATACATACTATTAAGATAAGTTTTAAAACAATCGATAACGATAGtttcttgaaataataaatgatgttttacataatgttgtatatgtaatacaattttagtacatgaaaaaatacaaattcttcataattatatatcaataaatatatttaaaattactattattatatgaaattactatatatttaaaacttattaaaaattcttaatttattatattaatttattgcatcataaaaggagaaaagggtacctaatattaatataaaaatacacaattttattgaatattttttcttacATATATTAGTCTTATTACGTTtacaataagaaaaatatgttttatttataacacTGAACTATAATAAGCTTCATGATAACCACATACTTATTAAGCTGTCCATTTTAAACATCTTGTGTCAAGATGAGTACCTAGACACTTCATACTGCAATATCTAGCTCCACAAGGAATACAAGTATAATTACTAGGGAAACCACAAACTGCACAAAATTGTCGTTCTGGAAATCGGGATGGTTGTGCTTGAGCAGATGCATAATTAGGTGGATTTGGATTAATATTTAGATCTTCTTCCACTAACTGAGCAAAAGTTTTACGAAATCGTTGTTTATAATACTCTGCTGATCTGGTCTTTTTTCTTCTACCACCTCTATTATCTAAAGTCTCTTGAAACTTTGGAACTTTCTTGCTCATTACTGAAACAATTATAGTATTTGTGAAATGTTATAAATTGTTACGCCTACAAtgctataaaaaaattatatttagacTGTTAAACAAATAGAATTGTGCAATATATTTACATACCCAAATCCGCATGCGGATCATCGTGAAAATTATCTTGCTCCAAAGCCTCCAATGCTTTCTTTTGTCTACGCTTACGAGCAGCTTCATCAAGCACTCTCTTTTGATATGCATCTTTTATTCTACCAGATTCTCGAGCAGCCatatttgattaatttatagtaattCACAATCTTTTAGTAAGTTATAATATAGGTTTATAATAAGACATAGGTTATAAATAAGACATTCTTTGATAGTTTTTATATTCCTTTCTCAGCTAGAGGAAATGATATTTGATCCATAAGATCATCCACTTTTGTTTGTAAGGTGTCTAAAATATCAGCAGAGATAAATAAATGCCTCTCATCAAGAtcttgaataataaattttcgtcCTAAAGCAAATGTCTCATCTAAATGCAAAAGA
This DNA window, taken from Bombus terrestris chromosome 3, iyBomTerr1.2, whole genome shotgun sequence, encodes the following:
- the LOC110119147 gene encoding zinc finger HIT domain-containing protein 1, yielding MAARESGRIKDAYQKRVLDEAARKRRQKKALEALEQDNFHDDPHADLVMSKKVPKFQETLDNRGGRRKKTRSAEYYKQRFRKTFAQLVEEDLNINPNPPNYASAQAQPSRFPERQFCAVCGFPSNYTCIPCGARYCSMKCLGTHLDTRCLKWTA
- the LOC100649205 gene encoding general transcription factor IIH subunit 5, translated to MVNVTKGILVECDAAMKQFLLHLDETFALGRKFIIQDLDERHLFISADILDTLQTKVDDLMDQISFPLAEKGI